Part of the Bubalus kerabau isolate K-KA32 ecotype Philippines breed swamp buffalo unplaced genomic scaffold, PCC_UOA_SB_1v2 scaffold_38, whole genome shotgun sequence genome, AATGTGCCGAAAATACCTACAAATCAGAATGTTTCTCCATCGCAGAGAGATGAAGTGATTGAGTGGCTGGCCAAACTCAAGTACCAATTCAACCTTTACCCAGAAACATTTGCTCTGGCTAGCAGTCTTTTGGACAGGTTCTTAGCTACTGTAAAGGCCCACCCCAAATACCTGAGTTGTATTGCAATCAGCTGTTTTTTCCTGGCTGCCAAGACTGTTGAGGAAGACGAGAGAATCCCAGTACTGAAGGTGTTGGCAAGAGACAGTTTCTGTGGCTGTTCTTCTCCTGAAATTCTGCGGATGGAGAGAATTATTCTGGATAAGTTGAATTGGGATCTTCACACAGCCACACCATTggattttcttcacattttccaTGCCATTGCAGTGTCAACTAGACCTCAGTTACTTTTTAGTTTGCCCAGTCTGAGCCCATCTCAACATTTGGCATTCCTTACCAAGCAATTACTTCACTGTATGGCCTGCAGCCAACTTCTGCAGTTCAAAGGATCCATGCTTGCCCTGGCGATGGTTAGTCTGGAAATGGAGAAACTCATTCCTGATTGGCTTCCTCTTACAATTGAACTGCTTCAGAAAGCACAGATGGATAGCTCCCAGCTGATCCACTGTCGGGAGCTTGTGGCACATCACCTTTCTACTCTGCAGTCTTCCCTGCCTCTAAATTCCGTTTATGTCTACCGTCCCCTCAAGCACACCCTGGTGACCTGTGACAGAGGAGTGTTCAGATTACACCCCTCCTCCGTCCCAGGCCCAGACTTCTCCAAGGACAACAGCAAACCAGAAGTGCCAGTCAGAGGTCCAGCAGCCTTCTGCCACCATCTCCCAGCTGCCAATGGGTGCAAGTATGCCTCTGCCAAACGCGAAGTGGAAGAAATGGAAGTGGATGACTTCTACGATGGGATCAAACGGCTCTATAACGAAGATAACGCTTCCGAAAGTGTGGGTTCTGTGTGTGGCACTGATTTATCACGGCAAGAGGGACAGGCTTCTCCTTGTCCACCTCTGCAGCCTGTTTCTGTCATGTAGCTGCAAGAGTTACCTTCAAGTGCAAACTAAGGTAGACGACTCTGGGGATGGGAGCATGGAGAACCAGGATAGGCTATGTAAGGTATATATCTTTTCAGGCTGATTTGAAATGAGCCAGAGGAAAAAACCCAGTTGATTTGTATGACTAATTATAATTTAACAATATTTAAGcacttaaaaaccaaaaaaaaagtctaaagatcaaaaaaaattttagtaaaaaattCCTTTGTAGTATTTGTCAGTTCTACCCTTTACTCTGCTAAAATGTAACGTGTAGATTGCCTTGTGTCAGAAActcacagttttttttaaattccaaaattcCTAGCTAGCAAACCTTGTCCCAGAATCCTGATTTAATTTTCCCTCTTGCTTTTGCTTGCTTCTTTGAATACTAAATGAATTTTATGCATGTTGATCTATGCCTGCTGATGAGGAAACCctcaaagtttatttttagcAATCTAGTGAACAAATTATTTCAGTGTGACAGCCATGTTTAATCCATGATTCAAATTCAAATTAATCTGGAAAAGGTACTTCAAAATTGCCCCATATGAATCAGGTGGTAAAAAGGACCCCTGTTACCATTGTTGATTTTTGTCTCCTTTCAATTTCtagagtttgaaaataaaattactttcagtttttgtttatcttAAATTGAAGCTTAAAAGTGGCACGTGATTAAGACACTCTTAGGTTTGTTGAAAGGATTTTTGACATTTGTATAAAAATTTGTGATAAAGACTATATCGAGGTGCTCACTAAAGAAACGTAACAGCTAAAGTTAGGTTTTTTAAACTGCTCAGTTCACTCATTTATAATCAGCAGGAGAGACTCTCTAGATGTTGGGGCAGCTCTGTGATTGGGATCTGTAACATGTATTAACTGAATTCAGTACCCTAGTTTTATGTTAAGCCATTAGGATTTTTCTTGATCAGTTaaccccctgcctccccagcctacCTGTATTTCTTGATCAGTTaaccccctgcctccccagcctacCTGTATTTCTTGATCAGTTAATCCCCCTGCCTCCCCAACCTACCTGTATTTCTCTTAATGACTTCTGGATTCTGAGCTCCCTGTGCAGTCTGAAGAAGGTATTGCAGTCAGAACCATGTACTGATGATAAAAGCTACTGGTAGCAATAAAtgttgtccttaaaaaaaaaaaaaaaaaaacagacagaggaacatggtcaaaagcatcacagggatgcaaacaacaaaatgaagtctgagacaatctgcagggcaagtgtgttacgagaaaaaaggaagatgggaaatggaaggagaaactataaattaagaggcatatcagttcagttcagtagctcagtcatgtccaactcttcgtgatcccatgcactgcagcacgccaggcctcgctgcccatcaccaactcccagagtctacccaaatccatgtcgatcgagtcaatgatatcatccaaccatctcatcctttgccgatcccttctcctcctgtcctcaatctgtcccagcaccagggtcttttccaatgagtcagctcttcgcatcaggtggccaaagtattggagtttcaacttcaacatcagtccgtccaatcaacacctaggactgatctccgttagaatggactggttgcatctccttgcagtccaagggactctcaagagtcttctccaacaccacagttcaaaagcatcaattcttcagcactcagctttctttataggccaactctcacatctatacatgaccactggaaaaaccacagccttcactagacggacctttgttagcaaagtaatgtctctgctttttaatatgctgtctaggttggtcataactttccttccaaggagtaagcatcttttaatttcatggcagcaatcactatctgtagtgattctggagcccccaaaaataaagtcagccactgtttccactc contains:
- the LOC129640718 gene encoding cyclin-I-like isoform X2, producing MNFPGPLENQRLSFLLEKAISREAQMWKVNVPKIPTNQNVSPSQRDEVIEWLAKLKYQFNLYPETFALASSLLDRFLATVKAHPKYLSCIAISCFFLAAKTVEEDERIPVLKVLARDSFCGCSSPEILRMERIILDKLNWDLHTATPLDFLHISLPSNYFTVWPAANFCSSKDPCLPWRWLVWKWRNSFLIGFLLQLNCFRKHRWIAPS
- the LOC129640718 gene encoding cyclin-I-like isoform X1; translated protein: MTPRHHFEVYSSAWEEEEEEEEEEKNVSPSQRDEVIEWLAKLKYQFNLYPETFALASSLLDRFLATVKAHPKYLSCIAISCFFLAAKTVEEDERIPVLKVLARDSFCGCSSPEILRMERIILDKLNWDLHTATPLDFLHIFHAIAVSTRPQLLFSLPSLSPSQHLAFLTKQLLHCMACSQLLQFKGSMLALAMVSLEMEKLIPDWLPLTIELLQKAQMDSSQLIHCRELVAHHLSTLQSSLPLNSVYVYRPLKHTLVTCDRGVFRLHPSSVPGPDFSKDNSKPEVPVRGPAAFCHHLPAANGCKYASAKREVEEMEVDDFYDGIKRLYNEDNASESVGSVCGTDLSRQEGQASPCPPLQPVSVM